A genomic stretch from Cyprinus carpio isolate SPL01 chromosome A12, ASM1834038v1, whole genome shotgun sequence includes:
- the LOC122147065 gene encoding integumentary mucin C.1-like yields MKYNRPTQQQKPQETPPQALQHQKPPQKETTTTEHNNKKAPPTGTTTAESTTTETTTTESTTTGTTTPESTTTETTTDTTTPESTTTGTTTPESTTTETTTEITTTESTTTGTTTPESTTTGTTTPESTTTETTTDTTTPESTTTGTTTAETTTETTTPESTTIGTTTPESTTTETTTTESTTTGTTTPESTTTETTTESTTAGTTTTETTTEITTKESTTTETKTDTTMPESTTTGTTTPESTTTETTTESTTTGTTTTESTTTETTTETTTDTTTPKSTTTGTITPESTTTDTTTTQSTTSGTTTTESTTVTESTTTGTTTPESTTTESTTRTSESTTLETTTTESTTTERTTEIPTIG; encoded by the exons ATGAAATACAACAGACCCACACAACAACAGAAACCACAAG AAACACCACCACAGGCACTACAACACCAGAAACCACCACAAAAGGAGACCACAACAACAGAACACAACAACAAGAAAGCACCACCAACAGGTACCACAACAGCAGAAAGCACAACAACCgagaccacaacaacagaaagcaccacaacaggtaccacaacaccagaaagcacaacaaccgagacaacaacagacactacaacaccagaaagtaccactacag gtaccacaacaccagaaagcacaacAACTGAGACCACAACAGAgatcacaacaacagaaagcaccaccacaggtaccacaacaccagaaagtACCACTACAG GTACCACAACACCTGAAAGCACCACAACCGAGACCACAACAGACactacaacaccagaaagcaccacTACAGGTACCACAACAGCCGAGACCACAACAGAgaccacaacaccagaaagcactACCATAGGTACCACAACTCCAGAAAGCACAACAACTgagaccacaacaacagaaagcaccacaacGGGTACCACAACTCCAGAAAGCACAACAACcgagacaacaacagaaagcaccacagCGGGTACCACAACAACCGAGACAACAACAGAAATTACAACAAAAG aaagcaccacAACCGAGACCAAAACAGACACTACAATGCCAGAAAGTACCACTACAGgtaccacaacaccagaaagcacaacAACCGAGAccacaacagaaagcaccactacaggtaccacaacaacagaaagcacaacAACCGAGACCACAACAG AGACCACAACAGACACTACAACACCAAAAAGCACCACCACAGGTACCATAACACCAGAAAGCACCACAACAGACACTACAACAACACAAAGCACCACCTCAGGTACCACAACTACTGAAAGCACCACAGTGACAGAAAGTACAACCACTGGCACAACCACTCCAGAAagtacaacaacagaaagcaccaccagaacttcagaaagtacaacattggaaaccacaacaacagaaagcaccacaactGAGAGAACAACAGAAATTCCCACAATAGGTTAa